CATGGCCACCGGCGAGGCCCAGGACAGGGCACATCGCCAGCCCAACCACCGAGGCCACATGATAACAGTACCGGCGAAGCTCATCCCACGTCCGGAGTGCGATCGGGCCGGCGTCCATCAGCACCCCTCGGGTTAGGTCCAAAAACGGTTCCGGAGGTATCCGATACGACTTGACGGAATTGGCAAACGCGAGGGCAAACGGTGGGCCCGGCACCTCCCCGGAAACCAGGCCCGCGAATTCTTCACGGACCCGGGCAACCAGTTCGGCACCGTTGTGTCCCGGTTGCCGCTGATCAATCAGGTCGTCCAGGTAACGGCAAAAGGCGTAGAGCGAGTACGCCGCGACTCTCTTACCTTTAGGCAGTGCGAATGAGGCAAAATAAAAGCTCCGGGCATGCCTGCGGGTGTTCTCCCGGCAATAGCGCTCACTTGCCGCAAGCGTTACATGAGCGGCCACATCCGGCCGGCGGCACCCTGCAGAGATAGCAAACATAGCCCTGAACTGGTTTCCCTGGCGATCATGCCAGAATGTCCCGGCGGGTCGAGCTTAAACCCGCCGTCGCCCCCGGCGCCGGCACCACCCGGTCCAACACTTTGGCGCTGCAGAGCACCCCCGGCAGGCCCGCCCCGGGATGGGTACCGGCGCCAGTGAAATAGAGCGCCTGCACATCTTCACTGACGTTATGGGGTCGGAACCAGGCGCTCTGCGTGAGAACCGGTTCGAACTGGAACGCAGATCCTGCGTATGCATCAAGTTCGTACTCAAAGTCCGCAGGCGTCATGATGCGCCGTGTGACGATATGACGGCGCAGATCCGGGCACCACCGTTCCAACGAGGCCAGAATTTGCTCGGCATACGCTTCCTTGACGCCGGCCCAGTCCACGCGCCCCTGCAGATTCGGCACCGGTGAAAGGACATAGAAGCATTCACAGCCCGGCGGTGCCAGCGTCGGGTCAGTCCGGGTCGGTGCGTGCAGGTAGACTGAAAAGTCGGAGGCCAGAACCTTGCGGCTGAAAATGTCCTTGAGCAACTCGCCGTAACGCTCGGTCAGGATGATCGTGTGGTGGGCCAGGTCGGGGTAGGTGCGGTCCGTGCCGAAGTACACGACAAACAGGCCCATTGAATAGCGCATCCTTTGCAGGCGTTGGTCGGTCCACTTCCGGCGCCACTCCGGCGCGATCAGTTTTCGGTAGGTGTTCGCCGTATCCCCGTTTGACACGACCAGCGCGGTGCGGAACTCGGCGCCGCCGGCCGTCCGTATCCCGGTCGCGCGTCCCCGCTCCACCAGGATCTGCGACACCGGCGAGTTCAGGTGCAGCACGCCGCCCATCTCGCGAAAGAGTTGCACCAGAGCGTTAACCACTGCCCCGGTGCCGCCCATCGCGAAATGCACCCCCCACTTCCGCTCCAGAAAGTGAATCATTGAATAGATCGAACTTGCCTGAAACGGGTTGCCGCCGATTAACAAGGGGTGAAAGCTGAACACCTGGCGCAGTTGCGGGTCCTGCAGGTAACGGCAGATCAGCCCGTAGACCGATTCGTGCGAGCGCAGGCGGATAAGATCCGGCGCAATTCTGGCCATGTCCCGGAAAGTCGAGAATGGCCGGTCAGCCAGGTCCACGAACGCACGCCGGAAGATCGCCTCAGATTGCCGGACAAACCGGCGGTAACCCGCGACGTCAGCACGGTTGAACTTCTCAATTTCGGCGAGGATGCGGCTTTCGTCGCCGGTGTAATCAAACCGGCGGCCGTCAGGAAAAAGGATTCGGTAATACGGGTCGCAGGGGACGATCCGCAGGTAATCGGCGAGGTTTCGCCCAGCGAGCGTGAACAGTTCCTCGATCAGGAATGGCGCCGTAATAATGGTGGGACCTGCATCAAACGTAAACCCGTCCTGTTCATAAACGTACGCCCGGCCGCCCGGTTTATCCCGCATTTCGAACAGGTGGACCTGGTAGCCGCGCGCCTGCAGACGAATCGCGGCCGCCAACCCGCCAAAACCGCTCCCGATCACCGCCGCCCGGAGCTGAGGGCCAGGCCGTTCGGCTGATGAAGGTGCGACCGCTGGCGTGCACGTTGTCATGAGGTTTGAATGAGGCGTCGGATCGTTTGCAAAAGATTGTGCAGTCCGGTCTGGATTTCGGGCCTGAGCATCGGTGATTCGATCGCCAGGCAGGTTTGCTGGAATAATTGTTCCACCACCGCCTCCTGCTCGGCCACTGCCTCGCTCTTCACGATGAGCCGTTGCATCTGACGGAGATCCGATGCGGTGCGTGACTTCTGACCCAGCAAGTTACGCAACTGCATGCGGTCTTCCGGCCCGAGGCGATCGTAAGCGGTGCATAATAGCAAGGTCTTTTTACCTTCTACCAGATCATCGCTTAACCCGCCCTGAACCCCGCGCACGAATTCTTTCAAGTCGTTCTGAATCTGAAACGCCAGACCGGCCGGCTGCGCCACGGCAGCCAACTGGCGCAATTCCGTTTCCGTAAGGCCGCCGATGATTCCGGCCAGAACGAGCGGGCATTCGAAGGTGTACCGGGCGGTCTTGCATTGATACATCCACTTGATCTCCCTTGCGCTTACCTGCGAAATACAACCCTCGCCCAGCAGGATGTCGGCGATCTCGCCATAACCCGTATCAAAAACGTAATCCAGAAGTTTCGAAAGCAAGGTTGCACGGACCGGGATCCGCGTATCGATGATGCATTTCTGGGCTAACGCAAAAAGCAGGTCTCCGAAAACGATCGTCAGGTTAGAACCGGTGCGGGCCGGTTGGCCGCCCTTACTTCGGTCTTCGAGG
This window of the Verrucomicrobiota bacterium genome carries:
- a CDS encoding phytoene/squalene synthase family protein encodes the protein MFAISAGCRRPDVAAHVTLAASERYCRENTRRHARSFYFASFALPKGKRVAAYSLYAFCRYLDDLIDQRQPGHNGAELVARVREEFAGLVSGEVPGPPFALAFANSVKSYRIPPEPFLDLTRGVLMDAGPIALRTWDELRRYCYHVASVVGLAMCPVLGLAGGHDGAEHAVELGIAMQLTNILRDIREDWERGRVYLPADELARFGVKIEDAACGRVTEPFRQLMQFQIARARAFYIRSEAGIPMLADDGSQVTVWMMRHIYAGILEEIEKQQFDVFRKRASTSLARKIALAGRAYRDYRRTRANNRGSAVAC
- a CDS encoding phytoene desaturase; protein product: MTTCTPAVAPSSAERPGPQLRAAVIGSGFGGLAAAIRLQARGYQVHLFEMRDKPGGRAYVYEQDGFTFDAGPTIITAPFLIEELFTLAGRNLADYLRIVPCDPYYRILFPDGRRFDYTGDESRILAEIEKFNRADVAGYRRFVRQSEAIFRRAFVDLADRPFSTFRDMARIAPDLIRLRSHESVYGLICRYLQDPQLRQVFSFHPLLIGGNPFQASSIYSMIHFLERKWGVHFAMGGTGAVVNALVQLFREMGGVLHLNSPVSQILVERGRATGIRTAGGAEFRTALVVSNGDTANTYRKLIAPEWRRKWTDQRLQRMRYSMGLFVVYFGTDRTYPDLAHHTIILTERYGELLKDIFSRKVLASDFSVYLHAPTRTDPTLAPPGCECFYVLSPVPNLQGRVDWAGVKEAYAEQILASLERWCPDLRRHIVTRRIMTPADFEYELDAYAGSAFQFEPVLTQSAWFRPHNVSEDVQALYFTGAGTHPGAGLPGVLCSAKVLDRVVPAPGATAGLSSTRRDILA
- a CDS encoding polyprenyl synthetase family protein; protein product: MAPLTQGLPAEDFTPTHPQVFRRLVDDQLVRKLAGLTQLYRDKRLDLFHEALLEYMRRPGKRIRPLLFLQAAELFQPAESAHLLNELVSVATGLELLHAFVLIHDDLIDSSDFRRDLPSLHRSLEDRSKGGQPARTGSNLTIVFGDLLFALAQKCIIDTRIPVRATLLSKLLDYVFDTGYGEIADILLGEGCISQVSAREIKWMYQCKTARYTFECPLVLAGIIGGLTETELRQLAAVAQPAGLAFQIQNDLKEFVRGVQGGLSDDLVEGKKTLLLCTAYDRLGPEDRMQLRNLLGQKSRTASDLRQMQRLIVKSEAVAEQEAVVEQLFQQTCLAIESPMLRPEIQTGLHNLLQTIRRLIQTS